The Erwinia sorbitola nucleotide sequence GGGAATTAAACAACAAGCTGACCTGGAACTACACCCCACACTGGAAACCTTATATTGAGCTTTCATGGTTAGACCGCTGGATTGATTACAGTAAAGAACAGTATCGCATTCGCCTTGGTGTTCGCTACTACTTCTAGAAAAAATATAAATCATCAGGAATATTATCTGCCAGTTAATTAAACATCAAAAAAATCTTATTTATTTAAACCAGCGGTGTGACTTAGGTAACACTCTGAATTTATCACAAGCTGTTATGATCTTTTTCATAAGCCAGCTCAGGAGATAATAATGTCAGATCCAAAAAACCCATTGATAACTGAATCGGTTATCGGAGAATGCTGCGCTGATTTTACCGTGGATTATTGTCTATTAGTCCAGGATAAATTTTATGTTGCCTATTATAACCACGATCATTGTCTGACGGTTGCCAGCCGCTTACCGCAGGAGGAGTGCTGGCAGATTAGCCATCCTTTGGGAGAATGGCTGCCTGAAGTTCAGCGTTTTATGCATCAGACCGAATACGACAGCCACAACTATCTGACACTGGCTATCGACAGCCTGGGCTATATTCACCTCTCCGGGAATATGCATAAAGATAAGCTGGTCTATTTCCGCTCTGCCGGACCAGGTGATATCCATCATCTGGTGCAGCAGCCCATGACCGGACTGCGTGAAGAGAGCACCACTTATCCACTCTTTTTTACGGATGCCCGGGGTGAACTCCTGTTTCGTTATCGTGATGGTGAAAGCGGTAATGGCGACGATATTTACAACCGCTGGAATAGTCAGAGCCAGCGCTGGCAGCGTCTGTTAGAGCAGCCGCTGTTAAGCGGACACGGCCTGCGCAATGCCTATGCCCGCCTGCCCGTCGCTGGTCCCGATGGAATGTGGCATATGATCTGGATGTGGCGCGAAACTCCGCACTGTGAAACCAATCACTCATTATCTTATGCCCGCAGTGCCGATCTGCTGAACTGGACGCGCCACGACGGTCAGCCGCTGACGCTGCCAATCACGCTGGAGAGCGGCGACCTG carries:
- a CDS encoding BNR repeat-containing protein, which codes for MSDPKNPLITESVIGECCADFTVDYCLLVQDKFYVAYYNHDHCLTVASRLPQEECWQISHPLGEWLPEVQRFMHQTEYDSHNYLTLAIDSLGYIHLSGNMHKDKLVYFRSAGPGDIHHLVQQPMTGLREESTTYPLFFTDARGELLFRYRDGESGNGDDIYNRWNSQSQRWQRLLEQPLLSGHGLRNAYARLPVAGPDGMWHMIWMWRETPHCETNHSLSYARSADLLNWTRHDGQPLTLPITLESGDLIDGALPGEGLINMSQNLGFDSKGNPVVTYHRYDAAGNSQAWIARVEAGRWHTRPLSQWHFRWDFRGMGSIPADVIISAPFISEGDLSVSFTLADGRSGRWRIAEDDLRVIATENAHVQALSADYYRCHQHLHPQAEVQLIPELYRQPPAHFLRWEALPIQRDTASGLALKAGTLSVLSIDQHNNKE